The following proteins are encoded in a genomic region of Neoarius graeffei isolate fNeoGra1 chromosome 6, fNeoGra1.pri, whole genome shotgun sequence:
- the arpin gene encoding arpin has translation MSRIYYNTALQNKPVHNEKLSSLWEPSVYQTGPGVILEGTFVDVSRHAVTDINNKKVRYNVLYIKPSRIHYRKYDSKGNEMEPNFSETKKVNTGYLMSSYKLEAKGESDRLTEEQLKGIVNKKELLSITQEHCPNQAFAFWILEAELEKTELEIGQDIRLKTKGDGPFIFSFAKLDAGTVTKCNFAGDEAAGESWTDKIMANKVDVPSKVKPAALGEGAEEDEWDD, from the exons ATGAGTCGAATATATTACAACACAGCGTTACAAAATAAACCTGTTCATAACGAGAAATTGTCCTCTTTGTGGGAGCCATCTGTCTATCAGAC TGGCCCCGGAGTGATTTTAGAGGGAACGTTTGTTGATGTGTCTCGCCATGCAGTTACTGACATCAACAATAAAAAG GTGCGCTATAACGTCCTGTACATCAAACCAAGTCGAATCCACTACAGAAAATATGACTCCAAGGGTAATGAGATGGAGCCCAACTTCAGTGAAACCAAGAAAGTCAACACAGGTTATCTTATGTCATCCTACA AACTGGAGGCTAAAGGTGAATCAGACCGTCTTACTGAGGAACAGCTAAAGGGCATAGTGAACAAAAAGGAACTGCTTAGTATCACGCAGGAGCATTGTCCCAACCAAGCCTTTGCGTTCTGGATcttggaggctgaactggagaagACAGAGCTGGAGATAGGTCAGGACATCCGTTTAAAGACTAAAGGAGATGGTCCCTTTATCT tctCCTTTGCCAAGTTGGATGCTGGCACAGTGACAAAGTGCAATTTTGCAGGAGATGAGGCAGCTGGGGAATCATGGACAGACAAAATAATGGCAAACAAAGTAGATGTGCCAAGCAAAGTGAAGCCAGCTGCACTGGGTGAAGGGGCTGAGGAGGACGAGTGG GATGACTGA
- the anpeplb gene encoding alanyl (membrane) aminopeptidase-like b isoform X2, whose protein sequence is MGRGGDKILRIICKLGFTCQRFSHGTDMANGIYLSKTLAIATLVLTISALSGTILMLTLYMIQTDRYPPQEPPTPSPTTPIPTGLPPTLRLPGNLIPESYIVNLRPHLYVKLPNATEQNDLFEGNSTVRFKCVNETWTIFLHAVDLRIDQIKVTHSDTRENIEVASHKLHNDSEFFEILLKKQLMKEHYYDLFTAFRGSLRDDLTGLYISEYQETDGKEDNRFLLASQLQATEARRVFPCFDEPAMKAVFNVTIIHRTGTKARSNGKLANERFVDGDEWVASTFDPTPIMSTYLLAFTVNEFKSETATHDTKEISVWARPQAVNDGHAKYAMNITGKLLSFYEKKFNLKYSLNKLDQIALPDFSANGMENWGLAMYRESSLLYTEGVSSSSDKEWITTVVAHELAHQWFGNLVTMNWWNNLWLSEGFATYLSYLGVDDIEPTWNMRDMFVLKETQPVMVLDSLNASHPLVLKESEIETTSEIFGLFDTITYSKGAAVLRMLQSYMVEKNFFTGLGSYLEKYKYKTVDTADLWNCLQEALSTSEQIKSIMTTWTEQIGYPVININTITGEISQEHFLLKRAEEDTGLVWQVPITSRKSDSSWDDEILKEKGPVAKPAYKITDDGWLLVNINCNGYYRVNYDEQNWNRLIDQLESNHQAIPLINRGQLIDDAFNLARAKYINVTLALNTTKYLINETEYVPWESALNNLEYFILMFDRSEVYGPIQKYLRNQVGPLYKYFQEYTDNATVPKKLSDQYNQINAISVACDNGVTECTDMATKLFNEWRNGTNRIPPNLKSTIYCSAIATGNEDDWDFAWKQYEEATVATEKDVLRYALSCTKTIWLLNRYLKYTKDPEKIRKMDVGSTIKYIARNVAGQPLAWDFIRAQWTDLSQLYEGSLLDDVTERFNTDFELQQLKQFQSEVDEDGLGPITRVLDLAIERTEANIKWVKENEDTVLKWFDGQAKGH, encoded by the exons CTTGGATTCACTTGTCAGCGTTTTTCACATGGGACAGACATGGCTAATGGAATATACCTCTCGAAAACCCTGGCTATTGCCACACTGGTGCTGACAATTTCTGCACTTAGTGGCACCATTCTTATGTTAACCCTGTACATGATTCAGACAGACAGATATCCACCACAGGAGCCACCAACCCCAAGTCCTACTACACCGATTCCAACGGGACTTCCACCAACTCTGAGACTTCCTGGCAATTTGATTCCAGAGAGCTACATAGTCAATCTTCGGCCACATCTCTACGTGAAGCTGCCCAATGCCACCGAGCAAAATGATCTTTTTGAAGGGAACTCAACAGTTAGGTTTAAATGCGTGAACGAGACATGGACTATCTTTCTTCATGCCGTGGATCTACGTATAGACCAGATTAAAGTGACCCATTCTGACACAAGGGAAAATATAGAAGTAGCAAGCCACAAGTTGCACAATGACTCTGAATTTTTTGAGATCCTGCTTAAGAAAcagttaatgaaagagcactattATGATCTTTTCACTGCATTCAGAGGGTCACTCCGTGATGATTTGACTGGTCTTTATATAAGCGAGTACCAGGAAACTGATGGTAAAGAAGACAATAG ATTTCTCCTTGCAAGTCAGCTGCAAGCCACAGAAGCTAGAAGAGTATTCCCTTGCTTTGATGAACCAGCTATGAAAGCAGTTTTTAATGTTACTATTATCCATAGAACTGGCACCAAAGCCCGTTCCAATGGGAAGTTAG CAAATGAACGATTTGTGGATGGAGATGAGTGGGTTGCTTCTACATTTGACCCAACACCAATCATGTCAACATATCTCTTGGCTTTCACAGTCAATGAATTTAAATCTGAAACTGCTACACATGATACAAAGGAAATATCG GTCTGGGCCCGACCTCAGGCTGTGAATGATGGACATGCCAAGTACGCAATGAATATCACTGGGAAGCTTCTGAGCTTTTACGAGAAGAAATTTAACCTGAAATATTCATTAAACAAACTAG ATCAGATTGCCCTACCTGACTTCAGTGCAAATGGTATGGAAAATTGGGGGTTAGCGATGTACCGTGAATCATCTTTGCTGTATACGGAAGGTGTGTCTTCTTCCTCCGATAAAGAATGGATTACCACCGTGGTAGCTCATGAGCTGGCACATCAG TGGTTTGGAAACCTTGTCACAATGAATTGGTGGAATAACTTGTGGCTGAGTGAGGGATTTGCAACATATTTATCATACCTGGGTGTGGACGACATCGAGCCTACATGGAACATG AGAGATATGTTTGTGCTGAAAGAAACCCAGCCAGTTATGGTGCTGGATTCACTGAACGCTTCACATCCTCTCGTCTTGAAGGAGTCTGAAATTGAGACAACATCTGAAATCTTTGGACTCTTCGACACCATCACCTACAGCAAG GGTGCAGCTGTGCTAAGAATGTTGCAAAGTTACATGGTGGAGAAAAATTTTTTTACAGGACTTGGG AGCTACCTTGAGAAGTACAAGTACAAGACTGTTGACACTGCAGACCTGTGGAATTGTCTGCAGGAG GCTCTCAGTACATCTGAGCAAATAAAGAGCATCATGACAACATGGACTGAGCAAATAGGCTACCCAGTCATCAACATAAATACCATCACTGGAGAGATTTCTCAGGAGCATTTCCTTTTAAAGCGAGCAGAGGAGGACACTGG GCTTGTATGGCAGGTTCCAATTACCTCTAGGAAATCTGATTCCAGCTGGGACGATgagatactgaaagaaaaaggGCCTG TGGCAAAGCCTGCTTATAAAATCACTGATGATGGATGGCTACTAGTTAATATAAACTGCAATGGTTATTATAGAGTGAACTATGATGAACAGAACTGGAATAGACTTATCGATCAACTGGAGAGCAATCATCAA GCCATCCCACTTATCAACCGAGGCCAGTTGATTGATGATGCATTTAATCTTGCTAG GGCCAAATACATCAATGTCACACTGGCATTGAACACAACCAAGTATTTGATAAATGAAACTGAGTATGTTCcatgggagtcggctctgaacaaTTTGGAGTACTTTATTCTCATGTTTGATCGCTCCGAAGTCTATGGCCCCATCCAG aaatACCTACGAAACCAAGTTGGCCCACTTTACAAGTACTTCCAAGAGTACACCGATAATGCAActgttccaaagaaactttctgaCCA GTATAATCAAATAAATGCCATTTCAGTAGCGTGCGACAATGGTGTTACTGAGTGCACAGACATGGCAACAAAACTTTTCAATGAGTGGAGAAATGGTACAAATCG GATTCCACCAAACTTGAAGTCCACCATCTACTGCAGCGCCATAGCAACTGGAAATGAGGATGACTGGGATTTTGCATGGAAACAATATGAAGAAGCCACAGTTGCGACAGAAAAAGATGTACTGAGATATGCACTCTCCTGTACCAAAACAATCTGGCTCTTAAACAG ATACCTTAAGTACACTAAAGACCCTGAAAAGATAAGGAAGATGGATGTAGGCTCTACCATAAAATACATTGCCAGGAATGTAGCTGGACAACCTCTTGCCTGGGATTTCATTCGAGCCCAATGGACCGACCTAAGTCAACT GTACGAAGGAAGCTTGCTTGACGATGTGACTGAAAGGTTCAACACAGACTTTGAGCTCCAACAG CTGAAGCAGTTCCAAAGTGAAGTCGATGAAGATGGCCTTGGGCCAATAACAAGAGTTCTTGATCTGGCAATTGAGAGGACTGAAGCCAACATTAAATGGGTGAAAGAGAATGAAGATACTGTGTTGAAGTGGTTTGACGGACAAGCAAAGGGCCACTGA
- the anpeplb gene encoding alanyl (membrane) aminopeptidase-like b isoform X1, with the protein MATCGNVTFYSTLIVFAEQSFLLPSCPGLVEMGRGGDKILRIICKLGFTCQRFSHGTDMANGIYLSKTLAIATLVLTISALSGTILMLTLYMIQTDRYPPQEPPTPSPTTPIPTGLPPTLRLPGNLIPESYIVNLRPHLYVKLPNATEQNDLFEGNSTVRFKCVNETWTIFLHAVDLRIDQIKVTHSDTRENIEVASHKLHNDSEFFEILLKKQLMKEHYYDLFTAFRGSLRDDLTGLYISEYQETDGKEDNRFLLASQLQATEARRVFPCFDEPAMKAVFNVTIIHRTGTKARSNGKLANERFVDGDEWVASTFDPTPIMSTYLLAFTVNEFKSETATHDTKEISVWARPQAVNDGHAKYAMNITGKLLSFYEKKFNLKYSLNKLDQIALPDFSANGMENWGLAMYRESSLLYTEGVSSSSDKEWITTVVAHELAHQWFGNLVTMNWWNNLWLSEGFATYLSYLGVDDIEPTWNMRDMFVLKETQPVMVLDSLNASHPLVLKESEIETTSEIFGLFDTITYSKGAAVLRMLQSYMVEKNFFTGLGSYLEKYKYKTVDTADLWNCLQEALSTSEQIKSIMTTWTEQIGYPVININTITGEISQEHFLLKRAEEDTGLVWQVPITSRKSDSSWDDEILKEKGPVAKPAYKITDDGWLLVNINCNGYYRVNYDEQNWNRLIDQLESNHQAIPLINRGQLIDDAFNLARAKYINVTLALNTTKYLINETEYVPWESALNNLEYFILMFDRSEVYGPIQKYLRNQVGPLYKYFQEYTDNATVPKKLSDQYNQINAISVACDNGVTECTDMATKLFNEWRNGTNRIPPNLKSTIYCSAIATGNEDDWDFAWKQYEEATVATEKDVLRYALSCTKTIWLLNRYLKYTKDPEKIRKMDVGSTIKYIARNVAGQPLAWDFIRAQWTDLSQLYEGSLLDDVTERFNTDFELQQLKQFQSEVDEDGLGPITRVLDLAIERTEANIKWVKENEDTVLKWFDGQAKGH; encoded by the exons CTTGGATTCACTTGTCAGCGTTTTTCACATGGGACAGACATGGCTAATGGAATATACCTCTCGAAAACCCTGGCTATTGCCACACTGGTGCTGACAATTTCTGCACTTAGTGGCACCATTCTTATGTTAACCCTGTACATGATTCAGACAGACAGATATCCACCACAGGAGCCACCAACCCCAAGTCCTACTACACCGATTCCAACGGGACTTCCACCAACTCTGAGACTTCCTGGCAATTTGATTCCAGAGAGCTACATAGTCAATCTTCGGCCACATCTCTACGTGAAGCTGCCCAATGCCACCGAGCAAAATGATCTTTTTGAAGGGAACTCAACAGTTAGGTTTAAATGCGTGAACGAGACATGGACTATCTTTCTTCATGCCGTGGATCTACGTATAGACCAGATTAAAGTGACCCATTCTGACACAAGGGAAAATATAGAAGTAGCAAGCCACAAGTTGCACAATGACTCTGAATTTTTTGAGATCCTGCTTAAGAAAcagttaatgaaagagcactattATGATCTTTTCACTGCATTCAGAGGGTCACTCCGTGATGATTTGACTGGTCTTTATATAAGCGAGTACCAGGAAACTGATGGTAAAGAAGACAATAG ATTTCTCCTTGCAAGTCAGCTGCAAGCCACAGAAGCTAGAAGAGTATTCCCTTGCTTTGATGAACCAGCTATGAAAGCAGTTTTTAATGTTACTATTATCCATAGAACTGGCACCAAAGCCCGTTCCAATGGGAAGTTAG CAAATGAACGATTTGTGGATGGAGATGAGTGGGTTGCTTCTACATTTGACCCAACACCAATCATGTCAACATATCTCTTGGCTTTCACAGTCAATGAATTTAAATCTGAAACTGCTACACATGATACAAAGGAAATATCG GTCTGGGCCCGACCTCAGGCTGTGAATGATGGACATGCCAAGTACGCAATGAATATCACTGGGAAGCTTCTGAGCTTTTACGAGAAGAAATTTAACCTGAAATATTCATTAAACAAACTAG ATCAGATTGCCCTACCTGACTTCAGTGCAAATGGTATGGAAAATTGGGGGTTAGCGATGTACCGTGAATCATCTTTGCTGTATACGGAAGGTGTGTCTTCTTCCTCCGATAAAGAATGGATTACCACCGTGGTAGCTCATGAGCTGGCACATCAG TGGTTTGGAAACCTTGTCACAATGAATTGGTGGAATAACTTGTGGCTGAGTGAGGGATTTGCAACATATTTATCATACCTGGGTGTGGACGACATCGAGCCTACATGGAACATG AGAGATATGTTTGTGCTGAAAGAAACCCAGCCAGTTATGGTGCTGGATTCACTGAACGCTTCACATCCTCTCGTCTTGAAGGAGTCTGAAATTGAGACAACATCTGAAATCTTTGGACTCTTCGACACCATCACCTACAGCAAG GGTGCAGCTGTGCTAAGAATGTTGCAAAGTTACATGGTGGAGAAAAATTTTTTTACAGGACTTGGG AGCTACCTTGAGAAGTACAAGTACAAGACTGTTGACACTGCAGACCTGTGGAATTGTCTGCAGGAG GCTCTCAGTACATCTGAGCAAATAAAGAGCATCATGACAACATGGACTGAGCAAATAGGCTACCCAGTCATCAACATAAATACCATCACTGGAGAGATTTCTCAGGAGCATTTCCTTTTAAAGCGAGCAGAGGAGGACACTGG GCTTGTATGGCAGGTTCCAATTACCTCTAGGAAATCTGATTCCAGCTGGGACGATgagatactgaaagaaaaaggGCCTG TGGCAAAGCCTGCTTATAAAATCACTGATGATGGATGGCTACTAGTTAATATAAACTGCAATGGTTATTATAGAGTGAACTATGATGAACAGAACTGGAATAGACTTATCGATCAACTGGAGAGCAATCATCAA GCCATCCCACTTATCAACCGAGGCCAGTTGATTGATGATGCATTTAATCTTGCTAG GGCCAAATACATCAATGTCACACTGGCATTGAACACAACCAAGTATTTGATAAATGAAACTGAGTATGTTCcatgggagtcggctctgaacaaTTTGGAGTACTTTATTCTCATGTTTGATCGCTCCGAAGTCTATGGCCCCATCCAG aaatACCTACGAAACCAAGTTGGCCCACTTTACAAGTACTTCCAAGAGTACACCGATAATGCAActgttccaaagaaactttctgaCCA GTATAATCAAATAAATGCCATTTCAGTAGCGTGCGACAATGGTGTTACTGAGTGCACAGACATGGCAACAAAACTTTTCAATGAGTGGAGAAATGGTACAAATCG GATTCCACCAAACTTGAAGTCCACCATCTACTGCAGCGCCATAGCAACTGGAAATGAGGATGACTGGGATTTTGCATGGAAACAATATGAAGAAGCCACAGTTGCGACAGAAAAAGATGTACTGAGATATGCACTCTCCTGTACCAAAACAATCTGGCTCTTAAACAG ATACCTTAAGTACACTAAAGACCCTGAAAAGATAAGGAAGATGGATGTAGGCTCTACCATAAAATACATTGCCAGGAATGTAGCTGGACAACCTCTTGCCTGGGATTTCATTCGAGCCCAATGGACCGACCTAAGTCAACT GTACGAAGGAAGCTTGCTTGACGATGTGACTGAAAGGTTCAACACAGACTTTGAGCTCCAACAG CTGAAGCAGTTCCAAAGTGAAGTCGATGAAGATGGCCTTGGGCCAATAACAAGAGTTCTTGATCTGGCAATTGAGAGGACTGAAGCCAACATTAAATGGGTGAAAGAGAATGAAGATACTGTGTTGAAGTGGTTTGACGGACAAGCAAAGGGCCACTGA